One window from the genome of Spirosoma rhododendri encodes:
- a CDS encoding helix-turn-helix domain-containing protein — MKATSPHTIESVSAMHRHMGVKGPSHPMISVVDLSTVKCDTDRVDQSLVYEFYTIAIKKNVEGKVRYGQQYYDFDEGLMSFVAPHQLVRVDKDTPVRMDGLMLMVHPDFFRTYSLAHRIKEYGFFDYAVHEALHLSESEEATVTQLLHTIRQESQATLDAFTHDLLVSTIDLLLTYCNRFYHRQFITRQLASHDVLSRLEAVLDDYFNSDQLIESGLPSVESVANQLNLSPNYLSDMLRAHTGQSTQQHIHAKLIDKAKQALSTTTMPVSEIAYRLGFAYPQSFTKLFKRKTTMSPLTYRQSFN, encoded by the coding sequence ATGAAAGCAACGTCACCCCATACTATTGAGTCTGTTTCGGCCATGCACCGGCATATGGGTGTGAAAGGGCCGAGTCACCCAATGATCAGTGTAGTGGACCTGTCGACTGTCAAGTGTGATACTGACCGAGTCGATCAATCTCTAGTGTACGAGTTCTACACGATTGCCATCAAAAAGAACGTTGAGGGCAAGGTAAGATACGGGCAACAGTACTACGATTTTGATGAGGGATTGATGTCGTTCGTAGCTCCCCACCAGCTTGTCCGCGTCGATAAAGACACCCCTGTCAGGATGGACGGTTTGATGCTGATGGTCCATCCTGACTTTTTTCGGACGTATTCACTCGCCCACCGTATCAAGGAGTACGGATTCTTTGACTACGCCGTGCACGAGGCTCTGCACCTGTCTGAATCGGAGGAAGCGACAGTCACGCAGCTGCTGCACACCATCAGGCAGGAAAGTCAGGCTACGCTCGACGCATTCACGCATGACTTGCTGGTATCGACTATCGACCTGCTGCTGACGTATTGCAACCGGTTTTATCACCGTCAGTTTATCACCCGGCAGTTGGCTAGTCACGACGTACTTAGCCGGTTGGAAGCTGTTCTGGATGATTACTTCAACAGCGACCAGCTGATCGAGTCGGGGCTGCCGAGCGTGGAGTCTGTGGCTAACCAACTGAATCTGTCGCCCAATTACCTCAGCGATATGTTACGGGCGCATACGGGGCAATCGACCCAGCAGCACATTCACGCCAAATTGATCGACAAAGCCAAGCAGGCCCTGTCTACGACGACGATGCCAGTCAGTGAAATTGCGTACCGGCTAGGCTTTGCGTACCCGCAGTCGTTTACTAAACTATTCAAGCGAAAGACAACGATGTCGCCCCTGACCTACCGCCAGTCGTTCAACTGA
- a CDS encoding PPC domain-containing DNA-binding protein — protein MTIYQRLSGLAFAAVSGSILALTAPATQAQNRMPIKPIEYQSPSKPVETGKAPGLQSRLLSDVNGTKTYVLIFAKGDEVLSGLTDFANQNKVQSAHFSAIGAFQRATTAWFDPAKKQYRLNPIEGPVELVSLLGDIAVHDGKPTVHAHMAVGHPDGRVEGGHLINAYVFPTVELFMTVYLTPLYKKDDAETDLNFIDPAQKSKP, from the coding sequence ATGACGATTTACCAACGTTTGAGCGGCCTTGCCTTTGCCGCTGTATCAGGCAGTATTCTTGCCCTGACTGCTCCAGCTACGCAGGCCCAAAATAGGATGCCCATAAAGCCAATCGAGTACCAATCGCCATCAAAACCGGTCGAAACGGGCAAGGCGCCGGGGCTTCAATCCCGCCTGCTTAGTGATGTCAACGGCACGAAGACCTACGTGCTCATTTTCGCCAAAGGCGACGAAGTACTGTCTGGCCTAACTGATTTTGCCAATCAGAATAAGGTGCAGTCGGCGCATTTTTCCGCGATTGGCGCGTTTCAACGGGCAACAACCGCCTGGTTTGATCCGGCGAAGAAACAGTACCGGCTCAATCCAATTGAGGGACCGGTCGAACTGGTATCGCTGCTGGGTGATATTGCCGTACACGATGGCAAACCAACCGTTCACGCCCACATGGCTGTCGGGCACCCCGACGGGCGGGTTGAAGGCGGGCACCTGATAAACGCATACGTATTCCCGACGGTAGAGCTGTTCATGACGGTTTACCTGACGCCCCTGTACAAGAAAGACGACGCCGAGACAGACCTGAACTTCATCGATCCGGCCCAAAAAAGTAAGCCGTAG